A window of Anaerolineales bacterium contains these coding sequences:
- a CDS encoding PspC domain-containing protein, which produces MENEPKTLKRSRSNRILFGVCGGLGEYFDVDPVWFRLLFVLFGLPGGVPGILLYLICMIIIPEEEQQ; this is translated from the coding sequence ATGGAAAACGAACCGAAAACTCTCAAGCGCTCACGTTCGAATCGGATACTCTTTGGGGTTTGCGGGGGGTTGGGGGAGTATTTTGACGTAGACCCCGTATGGTTCAGGTTGTTGTTCGTTCTTTTCGGCCTGCCGGGCGGTGTTCCGGGCATCTTGCTCTACCTGATTTGTATGATCATAATTCCGGAAGAAGAACAGCAGTAG